The sequence CATACTGAGAGTAAATCAGCTAAGCaatataaatagtttttttaaatgtattttacaggaACAGTTGTGTTAGCCTAGCAATATATATTGCGTCCAGAAGAGGGCAGTATTTGGATGCAGCATGCCTTCCTGTCCATAGAAAGAAACGGCATGAGTTGTaacagtaaagaaaaataatctccaACTCCCTGCAGACGGCAGCAGTTGCAGTTGTGATTATTCAGATTTAGATttgaacaagagaaaaaaaaaacataagttaaTGAATTTATGACGTCCTGAATGGTGCATGAATGCCTTGCATAATTATTTAAATCCCTCCACCTTTTTCACATGTGACACCaacaaacttcaacatattttgttcTGATTCAATGAGATCAATCAATGCAAAACGTTGCATAACTGGGAAGTTAATGGGAAAGTTGTACAGTCTTCTTATTtgtcttgttgttgtttttacaagtttaccaattttattcattttatctCAATCCGAtgcaccaaaataaaatctgttttgaacATTTACCTTTAGCAGCAATGCAATTTGTAAATGAGTCTGTAAATCTGTCTGTAATTTAATCTCGGTATGAGCAGAACATTGGTGAACAAACACCTTCATAAAGAGCAAGGAACAGATAGATCagagataaagttgtggagaagtagAAAGCAGGTTTAggttataagaaaaaaaatatgtctccACAGCAACTATTCAATTCATTAAGGTACTTATTGAAAAACTTTTTGGCCTACATGAAAAATGCTGTTTACGAAATAAAATTAACACTGGTAATCATCCAGACCAGATGGAGATAAATACAGAGTAATCCAAACCATCCTGGTGATATTAGAACCTTGACATTAAACCACAAGAGAGAGTCAATAAACATACAGCCAGGGCAGTAATGGATTGGCTTAGATCAAAGAATAGAGAGTTTATAGCATGACTGTAAATACTAAGCTCACAAATCAAATATGAATGAGCAACAGCTACTTTGCAAAGACTGTGCACAATTATTATTCTCAAGATATGCAAAATCGGTATGGACTGGCAGCTGTAACTGCAAAGAGCAGGGTTCCTTAAAGTTGTGGCAGTATGTCATACaagccacacatttcagattttatttataggaatgtcatatttctttgtttccatATATATGCACTTTTTCTTAGcccaagaaaaagaaacgtGTAAAAGTTGAATATGAAGAATTTGATAAGGCATCATTTGTGAACAGAATGATTGGTAGAATGTAAAACACGTAGCTGAAGCACTCTAACAACAGAGCTACCGTGGAAACATTGTCTGCAATGGCAActtgttaaaagtttttttgaaaGAACAAGAACCAAaaagatgtgaaacatgacAGGATCAGAAGGAAGAAAATTGGATTTTTGTCCTTCCTCCCCTCGGTGAGAGTACTTTGTTCACATCCCAGTTTGGGCAGCGGTCCAACAAAACAATTAGCAAGTATGGGAATCCCAGTCGTGCTCTTAAACAAACCCCTCCTCTCGTTCCCCTATTCTCTCTGGTTTTCCGCAGATGGCCCCAGCAGAGAGATGGCCAAGTTTATTTTCTCCACGGTGGTCCCTGTGTGGCGGCGGCGAGGCCCCTGCCATGCTGCTCCTGATGTATTAGGTGAGGGTCCCTTAAGAGATGTCAGCAGGACTCTTTTTATTGCCAGAGCACTCAATCTTATTTTTCCTGTTGGAGAGGACTTTGGTAGTGTCCTGTCTGAGAGGACGAGTGCTGCATCTCCTGCTGCAGATGGATGTGGAGTGAGCTACTAATGAGACATTAAGAAAACATATATAACATACCACGTTagcacataaacaaaacaaatatcttcataaaacaaacattttaaacacacttttcatgtaaatgtaaattaaagtgAACAATTAGAACAAAATCAGCCAATTCATGCTTCTTCAGTTTGTACTAAGTAAAGGcttattcaatgtttttaataataataattttaaaaaacgaaTCAGGTGTTTTGTAATTAATGGTATTGTCCAACATTGCTTCTTCACCATGAACACATGTAAACAATAACAAgaaatatactgtatatataaaataaggACAAATCTGAATGTTTGATGTGTTGGAACCAGAACACGtatattagtttattttacgACACTGTCAGCCAGAGTCCGTGCTGTATAGCAGTGACGTCACTATGCATGACAAAATCCAGGCTGTAGATACgcagaaaaatgtgtcaaaaacacaaaaaataaattggaaaatTGATTTCAAAAATGCACGGTaaaacagatgcttttttttctttctttcttttgcagaaTGCACGGAAAGAAGATCATTCTGATCCATTTCTGTTCTCTAGTCAATTTCAAGTAGCTTTAATTTAAGCAGATAACAGCTCAAGGTATTTTCTGTTGGAAGAGACACCAGAAAATTAGGATAAAAGTGAAGGGATTcctttgaaacaaacaaacaaaaaaagaaacccgTGATGtaagcaaacactttttctttggGATCcttctgtgagaaaaaaaaaaaaaaggagagagggagagcgagAGGCGGTGTGTGCATAAATAACTGTCGGCATGATGTAAACACTGCGGTCATAACCCGGGCAAATTAAAACAACTGGCCTGGGCGGGTTAAACTGGGGATAAGTTCTCCTCTGCTTTGAAGatccacacatttttattggcTGAATCCATGAGGGAATAACCAATCGAGCCTTTCGCCTAAATAAAGATAATCCCTTGGCCAATTAAATCCAATTAGCGACTACTGAACGTATTAAAGATATAAAATAGCCCGAGTTGAACAGATTCACCAGAATGAGCTGCAGGTCCATTTCGGGACTTGGACTCATCTCTGAAAGCATGAGCGGTTTGTTTATGCAACGGTATCCACGTCCACCGTTATCtttcagaaacaacagagaGGGCCTTATCAGGAGCCACGCTTTGTCGGTGCTCAGGTTCTGCTATTCTGAAGGAGAACACTGATAGGAAAGGTGAGCAGGTCAGAGAACTGGCCCACACAgcgacatatatatataaaaaaggaaataataataacatcCAACACAGAGAGTTAGAGgtggggaaaatattttatatacatgCAATCTGTACAGAAATTTAagacagtagaaaaaaaaacacctgcagaTTATaacaaagtacaaaaaaaagtgtaaaaagatTATCTTTGAACCAGCAAAGATAGCAGGTGAAGGAATCTACTTAAATAAATTGATCTTCGTTTCAAATACGGGAACGtcgagagaaagagacagagagagatgcGCTCCCTTTATTATTCCCACTCACAGCCTGCGGAGATGAGACTGTATTTTAGTCAAACTTGGAAGTTTGTCTGtcttttgagagagagagagagagagagagagagagagagagagagagagagaaggagagagagagagagagagaaagagagagagagagaaagagagagagagagagagagagagagagaaatcaaaAAGCTTCTCCCACTTCATCGCATCAGGACGCGGTTGTTCCGCACAACCGAGTCCCGTTGAGCATCTCCTTCAGATCAGTCTCCGGTTTCCCTGCGACCATGAAGGGCCACGTCTGCGGAGGGGAAACAGAGTAAATTTGTACAGCAGTTATTACAGAAATCAAAGTCAAACAGAAATCCTCGTAAGAGTGTGAATCGtggctttttattttagcctttttgactaaaacacagaagcaaACTCGTGTCATTAtggtttgattttattctcaaactAGCTTTATTTCTTGATATCTTTTGTGGACTTTCTGTAGTTTAAGTCGTTGTTTcgcattttaaatatatgaaagcGACATCAATTGACTCTTAAAAATAACTCTACTACCTATACAGCAAACCGTTGCATCAATATCAGAGTCTTTCTATTCTCTAAATATATTTGATCTGCAGATGTAATATACAGTCTGACTAAGAActggtcataaaaaaaaaaagactttcttcCTCCGTTATGCACCTGCCCTGCAACGCCATCACCTACTGCATCCATAAGGCTTCAGATGGGCCTTTGGAGgccctgcaaaaaaaatttaaagccACCACAAATAGGTAAGAGTGGGACAATTTCATCCTTTATAATATCatatacatttcaaaaatatttatcgAAAATGACGCCTTGTATTTAAGCTTGTGCCATTTTAACCTTCAtcctattttttaaatccatcgCTGACTTCTGCTTCCATCTCTCTATCTGACAGCAGCACAATACGACACTTTTTTCGAAAACGGAGGCGCCAAttatagcaataaaaaaatacattactttCTGAAACCTGCGGCCATGTTTCCCTCAACTCTCTCCTGCAGTGGATAACACAATCTGCGCTGCGAATAAACCCCTCGGGGTTTGAGTCTCACCAGGTTAACTGGGTGCGTATATCCGTTTTCGTACTTGTCGTTAGCCAGAATCTGCCGGAGATGCGCGATGTAGCTGGACGCCAGGCGCAGCGTGTCCAGCTTGGAGAGCTTGGTGTCCGGCGGTACCCACGGTAAGGACGTCTTCAGTCGCGAGAACGCCTTGGACAGCACGCGCATCCTGGCTCTCTCGCGCGCGTTGGCTGCGTTCCTCTGCACCTGCTTGCCCTCCTGCTGCGCCACACCCTTGGTCGCTCTTTTGCGTGACGAGCTCTTGCGCTTCTTGCCAGACGTCTCTCTCCTCCTGCCCTCGGTGACGAAGCTGCCCTCGCAGTTGGAGCTCTCCTCCGTGCTCTCGTTGGAGTCCTTCCCCGACGAGCCGAACTTGAGAATGCCGTCCAAGAGCTCGTCGTCGACGTCGCTGAGAGACCCGGTGGACATGGTGATGCTGGGACTGGACGGGAAGCGGGCTCAAATCATGGGAACGACAGAGTTGATTCTTGACAGAACCGAACGGGGTGCACAAACACACTCCTGGGAGTTCATGGACAAACTAAGTGAGCGTGAAAGAAAcagggggggggaaaaaaagaacactttTTATCTCCATGAGCGGAGAGGGCGTTACCTCTGGGAGGAGACTGATCTGAGTCGGTTCCCTAAAGTTTCCAGGACCCCGATGGACCTTGGATGAGTCACTGGGAACAAGATAAACCGCCAGATATTGAATTGATTCAGCAAAAATGAACTTTCAACCGCCTCATTTGAAATTGATTTGActgagatgaagaaaaatatatatcaagCAGACACAAACGTAGCATGTTGTTCAAATTGTAGCTTGAGACCACTTGCATACTAACGCTGCTTTAAATTTCCATATAATATTGTCCCTAATCTGTTTGCTAGCAAATCTCTGAGGCAGCAGCATTAATAATACTCAGACTAagtttaattgtgtttaaaagGATGGTGACTTCTGAAGTTAGTTGTAtccaaaggtttttattttagggtatcagagtaaaggaggTGGGGCACATATACACCCTCCACTTTTCAGGGTTGAAtttatctaaacatttttttatgtatcatTTCCTATTTCCCAGTGATGCACTTTGTGTTTAGGTCCATCACACACGATTTCAATTATACATGAAtgctacaaaataataataattttaaaaaaaagacaaaatgaatagTTTTGAGATGTTCTGCATGACATTATATTTCTATCTCCTGAATACAATATTGCTATTGTAGGTAAGAATCTGTATTTGTGTTGTTCTGCTCTGTTTCTGCAGAGCTTTCTGCACTTCCTGGCTGTTAAGTGCAAGGACAGGGGGTGTCACTTCTCAAATGGCAAACTGGCGCCTTGGTCCCCTCTGATGTAATGGATACCTAGCACCCACAATCCTCTGTTTGGCCTTCCACATCATTCCACACTGATGCTCTTTGCACCAGCCCACTCAGGGCCACGTCCAAACAACTGGAGCCTCTCTGGAGCTGCACGAGAGGAAATCCTGAAGGCCTGTGATAATCCTTTACTTCTTTTGcacttcctttttattttccttttttttctttttgtttgcattatttCTCAACGCAGCCTGAGATGTTGATGGTATTTCTAACACGAGTGCGTGTTTGCCCAAGTACGTGCGAACGCATTGTCTTTGCATGCACAGCTTAAGCATGCAGGGTTAAAAAGTGTGTCTCCAGAGAGTTGACCTCTAGTTCTTTTGTTTTCGGTGTCTCAGCCCATCCAAACAGGGATCAGCgagaaacaaacaataaagcTACCTTTTTGTTGATTCCTTTCCTTTAAGCTTTAAATACATTATCATAAATGGACATTAGCAATACTTAATTGGCTGGCTGGGaaatttacatttgtaatgATAACAAAAATAGATTAAGATGCTGCCAAACTAAGCAGAAAGCAGGGGATAGATAAGTGAAGGGATAAAGAGGGAAAAGAGGCCAAAGACGGGGATTAATCTTCTGGGTGGGCTGAAAATCAAAGCACTAAGAGGAAAAGTAATAATAGAGTCTGTTAGATTGATGATCACCTCCGAGATACATGGATCTACACATGAGAGAAACAAGAAGACAGATGGAGTGGGAGCCAAACTAAAATAGCCTATAAAAGAAAAGTCAAGGGACTCTTTTTCTATTCCCTGTATAGCAATAAGAAATGATGTAATATAACTATCGTCAGCGCTGAAATACAGCTTAATTTCTGTATGATACAGAACACCAGCCAAAGAACTAAGTACTTGCTGTTTTGTGagtgggtgatttttttttt is a genomic window of Poecilia reticulata strain Guanapo linkage group LG21, Guppy_female_1.0+MT, whole genome shotgun sequence containing:
- the tcf21 gene encoding transcription factor 21, with product MSTGSLSDVDDELLDGILKFGSSGKDSNESTEESSNCEGSFVTEGRRRETSGKKRKSSSRKRATKGVAQQEGKQVQRNAANARERARMRVLSKAFSRLKTSLPWVPPDTKLSKLDTLRLASSYIAHLRQILANDKYENGYTHPVNLTWPFMVAGKPETDLKEMLNGTRLCGTTAS